From a single Arachnia propionica genomic region:
- a CDS encoding arginine repressor, producing MPEMKRSARLALLRSLLEEGEFASQQELSAALGERDVEVSQSTLSKDLLALGAVKRRTPEGSLVYAVGDEAEGGGVAAEKLARRCVELLQSIQHAANQIVIKTPPGAAQFLGAHVDRTRLPGVMGTIAGDDTLLLVTTDPEAAARTAGIIAHMTRTGKPTRLRDLEKEGQ from the coding sequence ATGCCTGAGATGAAACGGTCCGCCCGCCTCGCCCTGTTGCGGAGTCTGCTGGAGGAAGGGGAGTTCGCCTCGCAGCAGGAGTTGAGTGCTGCGTTGGGGGAACGAGACGTGGAGGTGAGTCAGTCCACCCTGAGTAAGGACCTCCTGGCTCTCGGTGCGGTGAAACGCCGCACTCCCGAGGGGAGTCTCGTCTACGCCGTCGGTGATGAAGCGGAGGGCGGTGGAGTGGCGGCGGAGAAACTGGCCCGCCGCTGCGTGGAACTGCTGCAGTCGATACAGCATGCAGCAAACCAGATCGTCATCAAGACCCCGCCCGGCGCCGCTCAGTTCCTGGGGGCGCACGTGGATAGAACACGACTGCCCGGGGTGATGGGCACCATCGCAGGCGACGACACCCTGCTGTTGGTCACCACGGACCCAGAAGCCGCGGCACGCACCGCCGGCATCATCGCTCACATGACACGCACCGGGAAGCCGACGAGGCTCCGGGACCTGGAGAAGGAGGGACAGTGA
- a CDS encoding acetylornithine transaminase, translating into MSHETELGSRYGAVMMNAFGAPRRIFARGEGIHLWDVDGTRYVDLLAGIAVNALGHAHPAVVEAVTRQLKTLGHISNFFASEPQIRLAERLSEAAGGGRVFLANSGAEANEAAFKVSRLTGRTRLVAMEGSFHGRTMGALAVTHTEKYREPFEPLPGEVTFVPFGDAGALEAVVDETVAAVVIEPVQGESGVIPAPEGYLAAAREIASRTGTLLWIDEVQTGIGRCGELLLSRAQGVTADLVTVAKGLGNGFPIGACIATGRAADLLTPGGHGSTFGGNPVAAAAGNAVLDVVGSGLLEDVRRVGDWFASKIMGLGCPEIVGVRGAGLLRGIVLTREAAPRVVELALSEGWLLNAPRPDVLRVAPPLIITEADLAPFVTALPGWLERCNA; encoded by the coding sequence ATGAGTCACGAAACCGAACTCGGGAGCCGCTACGGGGCGGTCATGATGAACGCCTTTGGGGCGCCTCGAAGGATCTTCGCCCGCGGCGAGGGCATCCACCTGTGGGACGTTGATGGAACCCGCTACGTCGACCTGCTGGCGGGAATTGCCGTCAACGCCCTGGGACACGCGCATCCCGCCGTCGTGGAGGCCGTCACCAGGCAGCTGAAAACCCTCGGGCACATCTCAAACTTCTTCGCCTCCGAGCCGCAGATCCGGCTGGCAGAACGCCTCTCGGAAGCGGCTGGTGGGGGCAGGGTTTTCCTTGCCAACTCGGGGGCTGAGGCCAACGAGGCCGCATTCAAGGTGAGTCGCCTGACCGGTCGGACCCGTCTCGTGGCGATGGAGGGATCTTTCCACGGTCGGACCATGGGGGCGCTGGCCGTCACGCACACCGAGAAGTACCGGGAACCCTTCGAACCGCTTCCCGGGGAGGTCACGTTCGTTCCCTTTGGTGACGCTGGAGCTCTTGAAGCGGTCGTGGATGAAACGGTGGCCGCGGTGGTCATCGAACCTGTCCAGGGGGAGTCCGGGGTGATCCCGGCCCCGGAGGGATACCTGGCTGCTGCCCGGGAGATCGCCTCCCGTACCGGGACTCTGCTGTGGATCGACGAGGTCCAAACCGGCATTGGTCGTTGTGGCGAACTGCTGCTGAGTCGTGCCCAGGGGGTGACAGCGGATCTGGTGACGGTGGCCAAGGGCCTCGGGAATGGGTTCCCCATCGGGGCCTGCATCGCCACGGGGCGCGCCGCGGACCTGCTGACCCCCGGCGGGCATGGCAGCACTTTTGGGGGCAACCCCGTCGCGGCGGCGGCTGGCAATGCCGTCCTGGACGTGGTGGGCAGCGGCCTGCTCGAGGATGTCCGTCGCGTCGGCGACTGGTTCGCTTCAAAGATCATGGGCCTGGGATGCCCGGAGATCGTAGGGGTGCGCGGGGCGGGCCTGCTACGGGGTATCGTGCTCACCCGGGAGGCGGCTCCGCGGGTGGTGGAGCTGGCCCTGTCGGAGGGATGGTTGCTGAACGCTCCGCGCCCCGATGTGCTGCGGGTTGCTCCGCCGCTGATCATCACGGAGGCCGACCTGGCCCCCTTCGTGACCGCCCTGCCCGGATGGTTGGAGAGATGTAATGCCTGA
- the argB gene encoding acetylglutamate kinase — MTLRYTHPDHNLLLTKANTLIEALPWIGQFAGETVVVKYGGNAMIDDDLKRAFAEDIVFLRRVGLKPVVVHGGGPQISSMLERLGITSEFRGGLRVTTSEAMDVVRMVLVGQVGRELVGLINAHAPFAVGLSGEDGGLLRARRRGLVEDGEEIDLGFVGDVDSVDSSALFDLIEAGRIPVVATVAPGPDGQIYNVNADTAASALAIALGAKRLVMLTDVAGLYANYPDESTIISSITPEEVRQLMPGLTSGMVPKMEACARAVEGGVRSATIIDGRVPHCLLLEIFTDDGVGTMVCEETA, encoded by the coding sequence ATGACCCTCCGATACACCCATCCCGACCACAACCTGCTTCTGACCAAGGCCAACACCCTCATCGAGGCCTTGCCATGGATCGGCCAATTCGCGGGCGAGACTGTCGTCGTCAAATACGGCGGAAACGCCATGATCGACGACGACCTCAAACGCGCTTTCGCCGAGGACATCGTGTTCCTGCGCCGCGTCGGCCTGAAACCGGTGGTCGTTCACGGCGGCGGACCCCAGATCAGTTCCATGTTGGAGCGGCTCGGCATCACCTCGGAGTTCCGCGGCGGTCTCAGAGTGACAACGTCCGAAGCCATGGATGTGGTGCGCATGGTGCTGGTGGGACAGGTTGGCAGGGAACTGGTGGGTCTCATCAACGCCCACGCGCCATTCGCTGTCGGCTTATCTGGTGAGGACGGCGGACTGCTGCGGGCTCGGCGCCGTGGTCTGGTCGAGGACGGAGAGGAGATCGACCTGGGTTTTGTCGGTGACGTCGATTCCGTCGATTCCTCCGCGCTGTTCGACCTGATCGAGGCGGGCCGCATTCCGGTGGTCGCAACCGTCGCGCCCGGACCTGATGGTCAGATCTACAACGTCAATGCCGATACCGCAGCCTCGGCCCTGGCCATTGCGCTCGGGGCAAAACGCCTGGTCATGCTCACCGACGTGGCGGGGCTGTACGCGAACTATCCCGACGAGTCGACCATCATCTCCTCCATCACTCCCGAGGAGGTGCGCCAGTTGATGCCCGGCCTCACTTCGGGGATGGTCCCGAAGATGGAGGCGTGCGCGCGGGCCGTGGAGGGCGGGGTGCGCTCCGCCACCATCATCGACGGCCGCGTGCCGCACTGCCTGCTGCTGGAGATCTTCACCGACGACGGGGTGGGAACCATGGTCTGCGAGGAGACGGCATGA
- the argJ gene encoding bifunctional glutamate N-acetyltransferase/amino-acid acetyltransferase ArgJ translates to MSVTTPTGFVAAGIAAGIKTGDRLDLAVVSNLGPRFAAAGVFTRNRVFAAPVDWSRRVVADGQLRAVVLNSGGANACTGRPGFEDAGVMAEATATGLGVRAGEVAVCSTGLIGVRLPMAEVTSGIERACSRLSREGGEDAATAIMTTDTVSKQAVHHGEGWSIGGMAKGAGMLAPGLATMLVVLTTDADLEAPALDAALREASRVSFDRADADGCMSTNDTVLLLASGASGVTPDGREFTAALSELCQDLARQLIADAEGARHEVAIEVVGAASERDAETVGREVARSNLFKCAIFGGDPNWGRVLSAIGVTDAVFEADRLDVFFNGIQVCRDGGIGDPRELVDLSGRRVHVLIDLHAGDATATILTTDLTYEYVKENAEYSS, encoded by the coding sequence GTGAGCGTCACGACCCCTACAGGATTCGTCGCCGCTGGAATCGCAGCCGGCATCAAGACCGGCGATCGCCTCGACCTGGCCGTCGTTTCCAACCTCGGGCCACGGTTTGCTGCGGCCGGGGTGTTCACCCGCAACCGAGTCTTCGCAGCGCCCGTCGACTGGTCCCGGCGGGTCGTCGCCGATGGCCAGCTGCGCGCGGTGGTCCTGAACTCCGGCGGGGCGAACGCCTGCACCGGCCGGCCGGGATTCGAGGACGCTGGGGTCATGGCCGAGGCGACGGCCACCGGACTCGGGGTGAGGGCGGGAGAGGTTGCCGTCTGCTCCACCGGACTGATCGGTGTCCGGCTGCCCATGGCAGAGGTCACCTCCGGCATCGAACGGGCCTGCTCGCGGCTGTCCCGGGAGGGGGGAGAGGATGCCGCGACCGCGATCATGACCACCGACACCGTCAGTAAGCAGGCCGTTCACCACGGCGAGGGCTGGAGCATCGGAGGCATGGCCAAGGGGGCCGGGATGCTCGCGCCCGGCCTTGCGACGATGCTCGTGGTGCTGACCACCGATGCCGACCTGGAGGCACCGGCTCTGGACGCGGCACTCCGCGAGGCGAGCCGCGTCAGTTTCGACAGGGCCGATGCGGACGGCTGCATGTCCACCAACGACACCGTGCTGTTGCTTGCTTCTGGGGCCAGCGGTGTCACGCCGGACGGGCGGGAGTTCACCGCTGCGCTGAGCGAACTCTGCCAGGATCTCGCGCGCCAGCTGATTGCCGACGCCGAGGGTGCTAGGCACGAGGTAGCCATTGAGGTCGTCGGTGCCGCATCCGAGCGTGACGCGGAGACGGTGGGCCGTGAGGTGGCGCGCAGCAACCTGTTCAAGTGTGCGATCTTCGGGGGCGACCCGAACTGGGGGCGCGTGCTGTCAGCCATTGGTGTCACCGACGCCGTTTTTGAAGCTGACCGGCTGGACGTCTTCTTCAACGGCATCCAGGTCTGCCGCGATGGCGGGATCGGTGACCCTCGCGAACTGGTCGACCTGTCCGGTCGCAGGGTCCACGTCCTGATCGATCTGCACGCGGGTGATGCGACGGCCACCATCCTCACCACCGACCTCACGTACGAATACGTGAAGGAGAATGCGGAGTACTCCTCATGA
- the argC gene encoding N-acetyl-gamma-glutamyl-phosphate reductase: MSFKVAVAGCTGYAGGEVLRLLLQHPETEIGALAGNSSVGDRLRDHQPHLAPLADREIVATAAENLAGHDVVFLALPHGASAGIAGLLGAETLVIDAGADFRLRDPGQWRRFYGSEHAGTWPYGLPELPGCRDALRDTGRIAVPGCYPTAATLALFPAVQAGLIDPAGIVIVAASGTSGAGKAAKPHLLGSEVMGSASVYGVGGVHRHIPEIIQNLSSVTGERVGVSFTPMLVPMPRGILATCSAPRVGDVAEDEVRRSYEAAYADEPFVDLLPEGVWPTTAGVLGSNRVTVQVAVDEAADRVVVVSAIDNLTKGTAGGAVQSMNIALGLDETTGLSMIGVAP, from the coding sequence ATGAGTTTCAAGGTTGCCGTCGCAGGATGCACGGGATACGCGGGAGGTGAGGTGCTGCGACTGCTCCTGCAACACCCCGAGACTGAGATTGGTGCCCTGGCAGGCAACTCATCAGTGGGCGACCGGCTGCGAGACCACCAGCCCCACCTGGCGCCCCTCGCTGACCGGGAAATAGTCGCCACTGCCGCCGAGAATCTCGCCGGCCACGATGTCGTCTTCCTGGCCCTGCCTCACGGGGCGAGCGCCGGGATCGCCGGGCTGCTCGGAGCGGAGACGCTGGTCATCGATGCCGGGGCCGATTTCCGGCTGCGCGATCCCGGGCAGTGGAGGCGTTTCTATGGAAGCGAGCATGCGGGCACCTGGCCCTACGGTCTGCCCGAGCTGCCCGGCTGTCGGGATGCCCTGCGCGACACCGGACGAATAGCGGTGCCCGGCTGCTACCCAACGGCGGCCACACTTGCTCTGTTCCCTGCCGTTCAGGCAGGTCTGATCGACCCTGCGGGAATCGTCATCGTCGCCGCATCCGGGACATCCGGGGCGGGGAAGGCCGCCAAACCGCATCTCCTCGGCTCGGAGGTCATGGGTAGCGCCTCGGTCTACGGGGTCGGAGGGGTGCACCGGCACATTCCCGAGATCATCCAGAATCTCTCCTCGGTGACAGGTGAACGGGTCGGTGTCTCGTTCACCCCCATGTTGGTGCCGATGCCCCGGGGCATCCTCGCGACCTGCTCCGCCCCCAGGGTCGGTGACGTCGCGGAAGACGAGGTGCGGAGATCCTACGAGGCTGCCTATGCGGACGAACCATTCGTTGACCTGCTGCCCGAAGGTGTGTGGCCCACGACCGCGGGTGTCCTCGGGTCCAACCGGGTCACGGTGCAGGTCGCCGTCGATGAGGCTGCGGACCGGGTTGTGGTGGTTTCGGCCATCGACAACCTCACCAAGGGCACCGCCGGCGGTGCCGTCCAGTCCATGAACATCGCCCTCGGTCTCGACGAGACCACCGGCCTGAGCATGATCGGAGTGGCACCGTGA